One stretch of Ptiloglossa arizonensis isolate GNS036 chromosome 7, iyPtiAriz1_principal, whole genome shotgun sequence DNA includes these proteins:
- the LOC143149379 gene encoding protein takeout, whose amino-acid sequence MRLHGSLIIFFAASCLSSTLPAPEIPPFLKICRRSDPHLSDCVKESIKLLKPYLRDGIPALRIPACEPLRLDEIKIDQTSGPIYVHAKYNNISIFGGTNIVPKTFKLDLDKNRMKFKLYIPWLDMIVRYHLNGRIMLVPIIGDGVGHANFTDVDVVVTLQMERYLNQNTGQTHQRVNDIYVDFEIGHVNVELDNLFDGDDTLSGALNLFLNDNWRTIVAEIRPKLEETIGDLIKDFANEIFSEFPEDVLLPP is encoded by the exons ATGCGGCTCCACGGTTCgttgataatatttttcgcGGCTAGCTGCTTGTCCAGCACCTTACCCGCTCCAGAAATAC CGCCATTTTTGAAGATATGTCGCAGGAGCGATCCGCATCTGTCCGACTGCGTGAAAGAGAGCATCAAGTTGTTGAAACCGTATCTGAGAGATGGTATTCCCGCCCTTCGAATACCGGCCTGCGAGCCACTTCGATTGGACGAAATCAAGATCGATCAGACTTCCGGTCCGATTTACGTTCACGCCAAGTACAACAACATCTCCATCTTCGGGGGAACTAATATTGTTCCTAAAACTTTCAA GCTCGACCTGGACAAGAACCGgatgaaatttaaattgtaCATCCCATGGCTGGACATGATCGTGAGGTACCATCTGAACGGCAGGATAATGCTGGTGCCGATTATTGGAGACGGTGTGGGACACGCGAACTTCACggacgtcgacgtcgtcgtcaccCTCCAAATGGAACGCTACCTTAACCAAAATACCGGCCAAACTCATCAACGCGTGAACGACATTTACGTGGACTTTGAGATAGGCCACGTTAACGTGGAACTGGACAATCTGTTCGACGGCGACGACACGCTCTCCGGCGCCTTGAATCTTTTCTTGAACGACAACTGGAGGACCATTGTCGCGGAGATAAGACCGAAACTCGAGGAGACCATCGGCGACCTTATCAAAGACTTCGCGAACGAGATCTTCTCGGAGTTCCCCGAGGACGTGCTGTTGCCACCTTGA
- the LOC143149375 gene encoding uncharacterized protein LOC143149375 → MKTIRKAFVVLCLIVLVNGQGSLLEMSQQLWTKLLNGGFSKTGKLDPLKVPIVKVDQSEGDTSYRIILRNVEIGGLNDSTVESIHIARGRLKSNLSELEAGYVSYSDLRDLDSIRYRFHMLIKEPKGQNESFEAIVSASSQDNKFLASSKEQESHLERLRQYDPFLMKIQAEKMKQPADGSEKSESQESSSGRFSMEGARVVSRPDLARDSNSPSYPMDVQLMYAMSAINAAPNYRAKENYEASSGANSRDYRPYYDPNAGANSRNYQSRENYQTNSGSNARIYRPSYDSSSGSNSRDYQQDTYGRTRSGTYFRGNKKGNERESFDGEPEERFEGGQGQGRENFGGQGTVERYENVQTAASENVESKVKGQDQQIVPGYAARGQQGEPKGLEKQPGYIDIVYADPAKNGSTRRFGNERIESKEKARVYGVRDFPKDFLDNRRMFSYNCTEGEPLTKRNDDFKAALDAKSMDRMIRYANGYQEKDGYFEEGMQLVYHYGGMGANNFGGEKNVQRSRYKRAHRENHTDDDVMHVIMKIRVPLLRIKADYQLTGKVGKELVSGNGQLSGNFTELSGDFTIELKKTKDQDMLMVRAARSKLVAKDQDIDLQGMDEKGPVKSILEHGLMAAEAVAAMLADDLATKALNDKTADAMIYRMYKNLPVN, encoded by the exons ATGAAGACAATCCGTAAAGCGTTCGTAGTTCTCTGCCTGATCGTCCTGGTAAACGGACAAGGCTCGCTGCTGGAAATGTCCCAGCAACTCTGGACGAAGCTTCTGAACGGTGGATTCTCCAAGACGGGGAAACTGGACCCGCTGAAGGTGCCTATCGTCAAGGTGGACCAATCCGAAGGAGACACCAGTTACAGAATTATTCTGAGGAACGTGGAGATCGGCGGACTGAACGATTCCACCGTGGAGAGTATTCACATCGCGAGAGGTAGACTGAAGTCGAATCTCAGCGAACTGGAGGCTGGCTACGTGAGCTACAGCGATCTCAGGGACCTGGACTCCATCAGGTACAGGTTCCACATGTTGATCAAGGAGCCGAAGGGTCAGAACGAAAGCTTCGAGGCCATAGTCTCGGCCAGCagtcaggacaacaaattccTAGCCAGTTCGAAGGAGCAGGAGAGCCATCTAGAGAGGTTGAGGCAGTACGATCCGTTCCTGATGAAGATCCAAGCCGAGAAGATGAAGCAACCGGCCGACGGGAGCGAAAAGAGCGAGTCTCAAGAGTCGAGTTCCGGGCGTTTCAGCATGGAGGGCGCCAGAGTTGTCTCGAGGCCCGACCTTGCGCGAGACAGCAACAGTCCCAGTTATCCTATGGACGTTCAGCTGATGTACGCCATGAGCGCGATAAACGCTGCACCGAACTATCGGGCCAAGGAGAATTACGAGGCGAGTTCAGGAGCAAACTCCAGGGACTATCGACCCTATTACGATCCAAATGCTGgagcgaactcgaggaactatCAGTCCAGGGAGAATTACCAGACGAATTCGGGCTCGAACGCGAGGATCTACCGACCAAGTTACGATTCGAGTTCTGGATCGAACTCGAGGGACTACCAGCAGGACACTTACGGTCGAACGAGGTCGGGAACTTATTTCAGGGGAAATAAGAAAGGAAACGAGAGGGAAAGTTTCGACGGGGAACCCGAAGAACGTTTCGAGGGCGGTCAAGGTCAAGGTAGAGAAAATTTCGGTGGTCAGGGAACCGTGGAACGTTACGAGAACGTCCAAACCGCAGCCTCCGAGAACGTGGAGAGCAAAGTGAAGGGGCAGGATCAACAGATCGTTCCCGGATACGCTGCCAGAGGGCAGCAGGGTGAACCAAAAGGGTTGGAGAAACAACCCGGTTACATCGATATCGTTTACGCGGACCCGGCCAAGAACGGAAGCACCAGACGCTTTGGAAACGAAAGGATCGAGTCGAAGGAGAAGGCTAGGGTGTACGGTGTTAGGGATTTCCCGAAG GATTTCCTCGATAACAGACGGATGTTCAGTTACAACTGTACCGAAGGAGAACCGTTGACCAAGAGAAACGATGATTTCAAAGCAGCCCTGGACGCGAAAAGTATGGACCGTATGATCAGATACGCGAACGGTTATCAGGAGAAGGACGGATACTTCGAGGAGGGAATGCAGTTGGTTTATCATTACGGTGGAATGGGAGCCAACAATTTTGGCGGCGAGAAAAATGTTCAACGATCGAGATACAAGCGCGCTCATCGAGAAAATCACACCGAC GACGACGTGATGCACGTTATTATGAAAATACGCGTCCCGTTGCTTCGCATCAAGGCGGACTACCAACTGACGGGAAAAGTCGGGAAGGAGTTGGTGAGCGGAAACGGACAACTGAGCGGCAATTTCA CCGAACTGTCCGGAGACTTCACCATCGAACTGAAGAAAACAAAGGACCAAGATATGTTGATGGTGCGCGCAGCCAGGAGCAAATTGGTAGCCAAAGATCAGGACATCGATCTTCAAGGAATGGACGAAAAGGGCCCGGTGAAATCGATTCTCGAGCacg GTCTGATGGCCGCAGAAGCGGTCGCCGCCATGCTAGCCGACGATCTGGCGACCAAGGCTCTGAACGACAAAACGGCGGATGCGATGATCTACAGGATGTATAAAAATCTTCCGGTCAATTAA